A genomic stretch from Narcine bancroftii isolate sNarBan1 chromosome 9, sNarBan1.hap1, whole genome shotgun sequence includes:
- the ing5a gene encoding inhibitor of growth protein 5a isoform X1, whose protein sequence is MATAMYLEHYLDSIENLPCELQRIFHLMRDLDQRTEDKKVEIDKLATEYISNVKSLSSDQRADHLKKIQLAYNKCREYSDDKVQLAMETYEMVDKHIRRLDAELARFEADLNEKLEASDYENSGGRGSKKGRGQKDKRGSRGRGRRGADEEVPKKKKQKKTGTEYSDSILKMHPSDVLDMPVDPNEPTYCLCHQVSYGEMIGCDNPDCPIEWFHFACVDLATKPKGKWFCPRCTQERKKK, encoded by the exons ATGGCGACAGCAATGTACCTGGAGCATTACCTGGACA GtattgaaaaccttccttgtgAGCTTCAGCGAATCTTCCATCTGATGCGGGACTTGGATCAGAGAACTGAAG ATAAAAAGGTAGAGATCGACAAATTGGCAACTGAATATATTTCAAATGTCAAGAGCCTTTCTTCGGATCAACGAGCAGATCATCTCAAGAAGATTCAGCTAGCCTACAATAAATGCAGAGAATATAGTGATGACAAAGTGCAGCTAGCAATGGAGACATATGAAATG GTTGATAAACACATTAGGCGTCTGGATGCTGAACTGGCCAGGTTTGAAGCTGATCTGAATGAAAAGTTGGAAGCCAGTGACTATGAGAACTCGGGAGGGAGAGGTAGTAAGA AAGGCAGGGGGCAGAAAGACAAGAGGGGGTCTAGAGGCCGTGGCAGACGGGGAGCTGATGAGGAAGttccaaagaagaagaagcaaaaaaaaacagg GACTGAATACTCTGACTCCATTTTGAAAATGCATCCATCTGATGTTTTGGACATGCCAGTTGACCCCAATGAACCCACCTATTGCTTGTGTCACCAGGTTTCTTATGGAGAAATGATTGGCTGTGATAACCCAGAT TGCCCGATTGAGTGGTTTCACTTTGCATGCGTGGACCTTGCAACAAAaccaaaaggaaaatg GTTCTGTCCACGATGTACccaagaaaggaagaaaaaatga
- the ing5a gene encoding inhibitor of growth protein 5a isoform X3, protein MRDLDQRTEDKKVEIDKLATEYISNVKSLSSDQRADHLKKIQLAYNKCREYSDDKVQLAMETYEMVDKHIRRLDAELARFEADLNEKLEASDYENSGGRGSKKGRGQKDKRGSRGRGRRGADEEVPKKKKQKKTGTEYSDSILKMHPSDVLDMPVDPNEPTYCLCHQVSYGEMIGCDNPDCPIEWFHFACVDLATKPKGKWFCPRCTQERKKK, encoded by the exons ATGCGGGACTTGGATCAGAGAACTGAAG ATAAAAAGGTAGAGATCGACAAATTGGCAACTGAATATATTTCAAATGTCAAGAGCCTTTCTTCGGATCAACGAGCAGATCATCTCAAGAAGATTCAGCTAGCCTACAATAAATGCAGAGAATATAGTGATGACAAAGTGCAGCTAGCAATGGAGACATATGAAATG GTTGATAAACACATTAGGCGTCTGGATGCTGAACTGGCCAGGTTTGAAGCTGATCTGAATGAAAAGTTGGAAGCCAGTGACTATGAGAACTCGGGAGGGAGAGGTAGTAAGA AAGGCAGGGGGCAGAAAGACAAGAGGGGGTCTAGAGGCCGTGGCAGACGGGGAGCTGATGAGGAAGttccaaagaagaagaagcaaaaaaaaacagg GACTGAATACTCTGACTCCATTTTGAAAATGCATCCATCTGATGTTTTGGACATGCCAGTTGACCCCAATGAACCCACCTATTGCTTGTGTCACCAGGTTTCTTATGGAGAAATGATTGGCTGTGATAACCCAGAT TGCCCGATTGAGTGGTTTCACTTTGCATGCGTGGACCTTGCAACAAAaccaaaaggaaaatg GTTCTGTCCACGATGTACccaagaaaggaagaaaaaatga
- the ing5a gene encoding inhibitor of growth protein 5a isoform X2 — protein sequence MGIENLPCELQRIFHLMRDLDQRTEDKKVEIDKLATEYISNVKSLSSDQRADHLKKIQLAYNKCREYSDDKVQLAMETYEMVDKHIRRLDAELARFEADLNEKLEASDYENSGGRGSKKGRGQKDKRGSRGRGRRGADEEVPKKKKQKKTGTEYSDSILKMHPSDVLDMPVDPNEPTYCLCHQVSYGEMIGCDNPDCPIEWFHFACVDLATKPKGKWFCPRCTQERKKK from the exons ATGG GtattgaaaaccttccttgtgAGCTTCAGCGAATCTTCCATCTGATGCGGGACTTGGATCAGAGAACTGAAG ATAAAAAGGTAGAGATCGACAAATTGGCAACTGAATATATTTCAAATGTCAAGAGCCTTTCTTCGGATCAACGAGCAGATCATCTCAAGAAGATTCAGCTAGCCTACAATAAATGCAGAGAATATAGTGATGACAAAGTGCAGCTAGCAATGGAGACATATGAAATG GTTGATAAACACATTAGGCGTCTGGATGCTGAACTGGCCAGGTTTGAAGCTGATCTGAATGAAAAGTTGGAAGCCAGTGACTATGAGAACTCGGGAGGGAGAGGTAGTAAGA AAGGCAGGGGGCAGAAAGACAAGAGGGGGTCTAGAGGCCGTGGCAGACGGGGAGCTGATGAGGAAGttccaaagaagaagaagcaaaaaaaaacagg GACTGAATACTCTGACTCCATTTTGAAAATGCATCCATCTGATGTTTTGGACATGCCAGTTGACCCCAATGAACCCACCTATTGCTTGTGTCACCAGGTTTCTTATGGAGAAATGATTGGCTGTGATAACCCAGAT TGCCCGATTGAGTGGTTTCACTTTGCATGCGTGGACCTTGCAACAAAaccaaaaggaaaatg GTTCTGTCCACGATGTACccaagaaaggaagaaaaaatga